tttttctttgtgatatgagtatgatttccaacgcattgtatcggattaaataaactgttaacatgaacacctagctccgtcgttgttctcgccaggcaaagaaagcttaatagttatttttgtaacagaaatcttccataatgcagacttaccatagcttactgtcaactttacaTTCAAACGAAATttcacgaaattcacactgccttcaatttaacatcagtgtagaaatgtggcctgtgttttatgttcaacctacaaaaccaaacgcctattaatgtaTATAACATGATcgaacaagacttggtaataaattgagaagtgtgtctaaaatatagtctactttattgaacgtgcctttgaaaggggcatattaacataACTAcgtatatacaagacgtttccatcagatataagtgggggtgaaacatagtcactgaggaccttcattgtcccacaaaagcagtctggctttgacacgatcaaaaaaagaataatgagtgtgtttaacaaaagcttctgaaggcaagactaatattatttaaatatatatcatttcctattgtggttatcagttaaagtattaatcttcgtctttgctccacatgtcaacaatctatgctcacgtaatattaacataatataatatttgccatcatgtcatgaacatttttacgaaaaatcaaatctgttttaaaataacgggaataaactatattaacaacatttcatgtatgtttgacaaccatttgctaaacttgctacaacagggcaggcaactcaagccatttctttcagctgcaggtaaatcggctatcggccaatgtgaacttttgtgctcgtgccctgttagtatccgcgagcacatttgcaggcaacttttattgacataagaaaataaatggggtgctactttacccatttcggattggtttcaaacttagcaaaaatcaggaaaaaaaaatctctgaaaaagctagtagaatgagccaggttcgagaatcgaacacaaattattgggggagatagttttgtaaatgttgactggggttaatagaataaaaacgaccggaagagccggaagtctaacaagaaatgcaataccacctacatccacttGGGCCGTTGCCCCAATAGTGGTTTCTCTTGActtgttataattatttttattaattttttactTTACAAATCCTtcctttattattttttttaccttatCTTACATTATATATGATATCATGTTCCTCTTATAACATGACTCCCCCACTGGCATAGCCATGCACACTGAAGATTATAAGAGACAATAAGTCAACAATTAATCCTTCTCCAAATGTTGTCAGGTCTTCTGACCGCCCCCCTCTGACCCCATAACTGTTTCTCAGCTGTGGTTGCTGCTTCTTGAATCTCAGCCGTGTCTCCCTGAGTAAACTCAGtctgcgtgtccactacagcagaGCGGGCGGctcgtcggcttccaattcattttcaatgaaaccgggcgttgacgctcgcgtaggtcATTCGCGTACTTTCATCATGACTGCAGCGGGGGTGGCCCTCGCTGCCTATATTCCCATCTCCTCTGCATTGTTGTTACCTTTGTCTCATGCATCTGCACCACTGCATAGCCAACCTTCCGCCCATCCGATTCTCTGTAACAAGAACCGTCTACAAAAAATTACATCAGCACAGGCGAGCGGTTCTGCGCTCAGGTGGGATCTTAATTTAACATACTCAGAGACCTGTGCTTCACAATCATGAGGCTCGCCTTCATGCGGAAGTGGTATGCTGTCTGCTGGATTTGCGGTGGTGCTTTAATACTAACCTCTGGATACTACAAGCTGGTGGAGTATACCGTAAACCTTTGTTCGGTCCAGTACAAGCTGTTCCCTCTCAATCAGGCCTGCCAACTTGTAATGTGTATGACTGAGCCCAAAAGAACCTTGTCGATATACATAAGAATGGTGTTTGATAAAATACTTGGGTCATCACGGTACATTAGTAAGCAGTGTGTATGGGTTGGGTACTACTGTCTCAACTGCATCTGAGTGAGCTTTCTCAGTTCACTTCTGTCATTTTCCCACGTCTTTGCCTCCTGCTCTCTGAAATGTTCTATTGCATGGACCACATGATTGGAGAATTGATCTAAATCACTGTGCCTTTCtctggagccccccccccccttccacatgACAGTCTTTTTAGTGCAGGGGCGTTCAGCTTCTTTCAGCTCAGCTCTGACATGAGCGTATGCTCCCTTACTACTCCTTCCTATACATTCTTCGGTGTCTTCATCTAAACTGTCATCTTCTTGGTCAGAGCTCTCTGTCCTTGCCCCTGAATTGAAAGACTTTTGGCTCCAGAGCTTGTACGATCGTCTGAGGCCCATATGGTGGGGGCCTCTCAGACAGCTTGGTGAGTGATAATGTCTTGGATTCAGGGGGTTGGAGGCTCTCTCGACAGGCCTCGGCGGTGGCACGGCCACTTATCACATGCCCTAATCCATAACTACTTATGGATTCTATTGGTTTTGGATCTATCTGATCACCCCATTTGGGTGACTTCATTGCTATCTGGGGATCTATCTATATACCCCCCCATTAAGGTGATATCATGTGTTATGTGTATGATAATGCACATCAACACATTTTATTCTATAATGTGTTGACATCTTACCATATGGAACCATTCAGTACAATCATTCACAAAACGTTCACCATGTACAGTCAGTAGTTTACATGGGTTTCTTTTTAAACTTCATTCTTTCAGCACTTTCTTTCAATTCGTATCTAAGTTAGACAATCattacatcaacaacaacaaaaaactcacTCAGAATCTTTCCTCATACATCAATAGCATTGTGCGTTCATACAGCACCATGCGACCACTGTTTTGCCAGATCTTTATTTCAGTCATTCACCATGCTTGGTTACTCTGCACTCGCATATGATTACTCATTCATTCATATAGCCGATGTTAGCCCTGACACTTAATGCTAGTCCTGGCATTGCTGCTGATACCTTCAGTAGCTTGTgtttcctccagagacagtccagCTGCCTGCAGTGTTCACACATCAACCAAGGCCTTCCTAGCGAATCCTTGGTATTTTTTCTAAAATATctgtggtcagatggctgagcggttagggagtcgggctattaatcagaaggttgccggttcgattccctgccgtgcaaaatgacgttgtgtccttgggtaaggcacttcaccctacttgccttggggggaatgtccctgtacttactgtaagtcactctggataagagtgtctgctaaatgactaaatgtaaaatgctggCCCTTCATTCAGCTCTATGCTACAGCCTCATGGACCCAGTCCAACCCCAAAGAGATTTCCAGTAACTTAAAACAGAAGTGAGAGATTCTTTTTTATGAAAAGGACCTCTTCTTAAAACCCCCTTTAAAGGGTCATCAGGTGTTGCCTCATAAGCTCAGCAGCTTCCCAGGAATGCCAAGCTGACAGTGCATGAGACAACCCGCTCTTCCTCAGGAATTATGAGCGACTAACAGGGATGAGAGTGCAAGGAATTATTTTAAACCGAGAAAAAGGAGATGCTTAAATAAAACTTGAACATGGGTGAGAGATCAGACCAGAGCTATCGTGGAATGATATTAAAATCAAAAGGTTCCTGAATCAGGGTTCATCAATCAAGGCTCCTAAATCATTCCTAAATCAACCCACAacaaagaacagacacacagaatccATCTGTGTCATAAATATGTGTCATGGCATTTCTTTGAAAACTAGTTTTTAACTGTGGAAAAATAATCAAGCCCTACAGTAAACATGTAACCTTCATctacagtgtaaagtaacccaCTCCTCCCTGCCACACGTCCCTAGAGAAATCTGACAGGTAAACTATGAACTACATTTTcagaaacatgttttttgtCAACACATCGAGTGTTCTGCATCTTGAGGGTAAATAGACTCACCAGCAGGAGTGCCTCCAGGGATGAGGAGCACCAGGAGACACAGTAGAACCAACAATGCTCTGGAGACGCACAATTATACTGCTTTATATTGAttgttagacacacacaagtatactGTTTATATTGACTATTAGACACACAATTATAATGCTTTATACTGACTATTAGACACACAATTACACTGCTTCATATTGACTGTTAGATACACAATTATACTGCTTTATATTgactgttagacacacacaagtatactGTATTGACTGTTAGGTAGGCTACACAAATAGCCTAATGTTTTATATTGACTGTTGGACACGCACAATTAAACTGTTTTATATTGACTGTTGGACACGCTTGaacaattatccaaagactcgtagccGAAAGAACTTCACCTGCCGACCTTATTCTGGAAAAAGATTCGCTTATCTCCAGATCGTGTCTTCGGGTAAAAGATTAGTTCATCTGCCGACCGTGTGTTCGGGTAAAGGATTCGTTAATCTCCCGACTGTGTCTTCTCGTACGAATCTTTGAATCATTTTTTACATTATCTGTAGTCCctataggctcagaagaggaaacagaaagtatttgcttacctcattcactttcgcgtgGTGTagttagggtgaccagattctaGTTTAGTAAAGTAAGACGTGAATGTATTCACAAGTAGGCCtgcaggttttgttattttaactttttaactttacttacagttcagagCAGTGTTTGTTTGCcgcgataattaaatgctagtgtgataataaatgacaatTTCAAATAAACTGTCATGATGTAGCCTATTGTATTTAATGCATGAGTTTTTCTTAGAAAAATATTATCTGCCTCACAAATGTGTAATTCCCTTCTATCCTACTCAAATTTATCTTGGTTGGTTTAGATGCACTAAGAGGATCCAACGACTTGTAGGCTATCCGAAGataggtcacgtgaaaaatgatgcaAAGATCGTACCCGAAGACAAAGTAGGGAGATGGACGAATCATTTATGTTTCCTTTACTGAGCCGCAACAGACCGAATTACAACAgaattaaaaaacatttctatCCATCCTCGTGCAGTGTCGTAGTGTTGCTTGGCGCCCTGGCCTGGCCGAGTGACACTCAGGTCTGGTACTATACGGTAGTCTACCTCAAAATTTGCTCAGTTAGAGAAGGTCACCCGCCCTTACAGCTTCTCTTCTCAGACCAAAGAGAACCCAAACTGTGGAAAATCACCAGTAAGTAAAACCACCATTACAACGTCAAACAGTTCACAATAATTACCAGTATGGTTATTCATGTTTTTAAAATGAGGTTAGCCTACAGTAGCTCAAACCCGCCAGAAATGAAGAGACAAAGCGAATGCTAATCTAGCTAGCTTAGCGGTTACTACTGTACAGGCTAGCCGTTGTAAATGTCGTTACGTTAGCTTGCTGGCTTTACCTGCTAAATTATCGGTTCATTCTCTTCACTTATCTTTCTGTTTTCATAAAAAAAGAATAGCTAAACCCAACAAGATGGCAACTAACAAAGGACGTGCTCAGAAAGCCAAAACGAAAGGCCATATTACCGCCTCAAGCCACTCTCACGGAAACGGCATGAACGAATCAGTGACTGAAGGTGCAAATCGACAGTTTACCACCACACTATTAATAAAGTTCTGAAGTTAGCTAGTTCTTTTCAGGATTGTTATCGAAAATTGGACATGCTTTCTGTGGCAGACGCATTGGTGGGAAGGAAAAGAATGGCCTCTGAAGAAGAAGATAATATCACCGAAGGGTACAGTAGCGTCGACACCGAATGTTTTTGTCTGTAGGCCTATTCTGCTCACGAATTTTAACTCCTTAGCGATGTAAAATACATGTGTATTATATTTGAAACACGGAGAAATCGGATCAAATGAAATGTCTGGTTTTCACCAATTTGTCTGTGTTCAGAGGGAATGTTACGATGATGCTGGACAGATTTGGAGGTAGGGTCAAGGTGGCACTTAAACTAATTCTCCTCTTCCAACAAATATTTGTTTTGCTCTGATGTAGATCGGTATGTGATCTGGAATGACGCAGCTATTGACAACGTTGCTGTCTGTACATCAGTCATGGTTCCTTTTGCTTCCAGCCGACATTACCAAGGCGTTCCAGGCCAAGCGGAAACGCTTAGAGACCTTCACCAAGGCTTCCGTGAAGACCAGCAATCACAAGATAGAGCAGCTCTGGAAGACTCAACAGAAAGACAGGTCAGATACTGATAAACTGCTAAACATGAGCATTAACGGAACAAAGAGAAATGCATATGAATCATTTGGACTTGATATCTGCCCTGCAGGAGtgaggtgacagaggcgtaCTCCACCCAGTTCAATGCAGTCTTCACACAGTGGGACACAGATGTACAGAAGTctaaggagcaggaggagaaactTCTGGTAAGGGGCTGCCAGGCACCACACACCAACCATTCATCAGGAAAACTGAACTGTTATTCTTAAAAccacaagggagtcaggtggctgagcggttagggagtcgggctagtaatctgaaggttacaggtttgattccaggctgtgccgaatgaagttgtgtccttgggcaaggcacttcaccctacttgcctcggggagaatgtccctgtacttactgtaagtcgctctggataagagcgtctgcgaaatgtaaatgtaaaatgctggCCCTTCATTCAGCTCTATGCTACAGCCTCATGGACCCAGTCCAACCCCAAAGAGACTTCCAGTAACTTAAAACAGAAGTGAGAGATTCTTTTTTATGAAAAGGACCTCTTCTTAAAACCCCCTTTAAAGGGTCATCAGGTGTTGCCTCATAAGCTCAGCAGCTTCCCAGGAATGCCAAGCTGACAGTGCATGAGACAACCCGCTCTTCCTCAGGAATTATGAGCGACTAACAGGGATGAGAGTGCAAGGAATTCTTTTAAACCGAGAAAAAGGAGATGCTTAAATAAAACTTGAACATGGGTGAGAGATCAGACCAGATCTATTGTGGAATGATATTAAAATCAAAAGGTTCCTAAATATGTGCCGTTTTGAAAGCGACAACCAGAACTTTGGTCATTGAACAGGTCTCTTATACAACTCCTCAGTTTGACTTTTACAAACGCACTTTGTCCCTGAACACAGAGCATGTTCCAGCACCAGCAGAAGATGTTTCAACACATGAGGGCTTCACAGAGTCAGAGGCTGAAGACCCTCAAACAGCTCCTAGAGCAGTAcatccaggtaaacacacctctATAGAGCAGTAcatccaggtaaacacaccaCCTCCATAGAGCAGTAcatccaggtaaacacaccaTGTCCATAGAGCAGTACATCCAGGTAAACATGTCACCTCTATAGAGCAGTACATCCAGTTAAACACACCACCTCCATAGAGCAGTACATCCAGGTAAACATATCACCTCTATAGAGCAGTACATCCAGGTAAACATGTCACCTCTATAGAGCAGTACATCCAGGTAAACATATCACCTCTATAGAGCAGTACATCCAGGTAAACATGTCACCTCTATAGAGCAGTACATCCAGGTAAACATATCACCTCTATAGAGCAGTACATCCAGGTAAACATATCACCTCTATAGAGCAGTACATCCAGGTAAACATATCACCTCTATAGAGCAGTAcatccaggtaaacacacctctGCAGCAAAGCAATCATAAATGAATTGTTGGCATGCTAGCTGGAGGTAAGGATGTGAGTGAAGTGAAACAGGAACAGTGCGTGTCCTGGCTCTTCCCCGGTAGAGCCTGGAAGCGATGGAGAAGAACCACACCAGCCAGCTGACTGCCGTTCAGGGAGATCTACGCCAAGAGATGGCCTTGTTCCAGAAGAAGATTCTCATGGATACTGTGAGTAGACAGGAATGACAGAAGCCTGGTTGAAGTTGACTCAGGGGGTCTGATTGTGTCTGTGGCTGCACTCTGGTGGTGGAAAGACCCCTCAGAGTCTAGGTCTAACCCCATTCATGTTATAATGTGCTCCATGACTAAAGGGGCACCAATGTATattcaaaaaacaaacatattctcCACCAACAATGGATCTGTTTGAATTCACAGCAACAGCAAGAGATGGCCACAGTTCGCAAGTCTCTCCAGTCTCTGCTGATGTAGGATGTCAGGGTGCAGGAAGCTGAGGAGAAGTTGTCCTACCTGAGAGCGTCGGGCGGTGATGGTTCACCAGTGTCGCTACAGCTAACGGTTCATGAGGAACGGCAGCAGGCTCCTTTATGCAGTGAAGATACAGCTTGTTCTGGTGGTTTGTTGACCGGTTAGTGTTTTACTGAGTGTACACCTTTTAGATGGCTGTGTTTACTTtgtcatttaagcctgttagtTTACTTCATTGAAGCCATGTTGGGATGTGGATGGGATTTTAAAAatatctctatatatatatatatattgttacCAGTGAGttatataataaaaataatacatGTAATTGCGTTTGTGGACAGCACTAGTGTTTACATTAAGAGATTAATTAAATATGACAACTGACACACCCTACCTCAAGAAATAAAGAGTGAAATACtgggacaaacagacacaaactgTTGCCAGTTTCCTTGTTAGAACATTTATTTGCATTGGTAGTTGAAGGAGAGATTGTCAAGTGATCTGTTTACTCTATGCCTTCGGAAAACATGGTTTTTATACCTGAGCTTGACTGTGGCCAAATGTAACAAGGACGGAATAAAATGCAAGCCTGTACAGGACAAAGATACCAAATGCCCAGCTATGAAAAGGCATGACCATTATACTGTAAAaactgaaaaaagaaaaaactttaAGGCAACTTTTACCAGTCAGAgaatgacaagacaactgatcTGACAACAGAACCAGCACATATATTGGGGGCTGTGTGAACTAAAAACATAAGCAACATTGTCACGTCAATGTAAAGGACTTTTCTGTAACACAGATGAAGTGAGGGCTTAAGTGAAGCACACGTCATTGTTCATATGTCGTACCCTCATACATTTGTCCAGTTCAGTAGCTCTACTCTCCTGGCAGAGGGTAAAATACACGTTTTCTGTAGACATGATACAACCATCAGAAAAATTATACAATAACCCAAACTACTCTTGAATACATGTGATTGTTTATATCTATGTTCATCTTAAAACTAAAACTTTGACAGAAAATATCAATGAATGGGTCTGGAGACTTACATTTGTAAAATGTATAGCCATTGGTTAGGTTCTTATCAGGCACACCAATAAACACTAGCAAATAATCTGCTTTACAGCATCACGCAGTGCAGACAAACATCTTAATTACAATATGTGACTTTTTTTTAACGCAAATAATTCATAATTTTCAATAAGTCATCAACATAATTTTGTTCTCATGGAGCACAGAGGAAGTTAGCATAACAGGAAAAATTAAAACAGGCACAAAGATGCAAaagccagaaaacaaatgtttactaaCAAAAATGATCTTGCTTATAGTACAGCTATAGATAGCATTACTACATAAAACAAATCTAAGCAGCAATGTTTAACATATAGAAAAGCAGCTAAGCAACCCTGCATATAGTGCTGTAGCTGAAATAAAGTTTAGTAGAATAAAAATAAAGTTCGTGGCCCAACAATCAGTGTGCGCATTATACGTCATGGGAGGTCAGTGCTCCAACATTTTAAAATGTGCAATATTATAGATGAAAGACGCTCTGAAATTAAAATGACGGACTTAATTTTTCAAgtatacacatacagtaatgtACGTGGGACTGATGATGCCAAAGCAGCAAATATGAATCAACAGAAACTGCCCAAACAACACTTTTAACAGTTTGTTCATTTACGATGGCAAAAAGTGAGGTTATGCAAATATTGCTGaattatatagtatatatatattccccccccccccccaaaaaaaaaacccaAACAAAACATGAATAGAAAGCAAAGCCTTTCAAACTATTCATGTACATTTCCTTTAAGATAAATTacatatttttgtttttgtccaCAGTGAAATAACTATTAAATTAACAAGGTACATTACCACCATTCTCAATCACACTGCAATCCTGAAATCTATTTTAATTTCTCATCAAAAGAACAGCATATATGAAAAGTAGCCATAGATTTCAGGAAGAAATGCTTTCCTGTTGCCTGTTTTCCTGGCAACACAGATTGGGCTACACACGCTTTTGCAATGATTAATAAAATAACTTAATTGAACTCAATTGATGAAGGGGACAAGATCCATCGTCTGTTCGTCCACATGAGCCTGTGCCGGAGATGGTACGTCACTTGTATTGCTCGGTAAATACCACCAGAGGGTGAAGACATGTGGAGCACTTGACAGCAGCTGCAGAAAGAGGCCAGTAGAAGGGAGTCGGGGTGTTTGGATCGTCACTGGCAGGGAGTCGGGGTGTTTGGATCGTCACTGGCAGGGAGTCGGGGTGTTTGGATCGTCACTGGCAGGGAGTCGGGGTGTTTGGATCGTCACTGGCAGGGAGATGGCGTCAGAGGCTTGAGTTTGAAGACAAAAATGTGAAGGTGGGAGGCAATCTGGTTGcaaacactgacacagtaaCGCACCAAGTCAAAGAAAGACATGATCTGCAGGAAAGAGGGGAAagagcacacacaaaaataaacaatcTCACTCGGCTTTTAAATACAACATAAGAGACAACATTTAATTCTGCCCCATAAATGCCTCATGCCTGCTTTGATTCTAAATCAGTGTCAAACAAGTTGCATGTCAGCAAATTCTACATGAGACTAGATTGGTCATATTAATTCAGTTGCGTTTTAACTGAAGATGTAGGCTGGCTGTGTACCTACCAGTGCAATCCACAGCACCAGGTATTCATCAATAAAACTGTTGAAATACTGATCCAGGAACAGCAGGCCTGGCCCCAGGAATGCTAAATCATGGAGATGCAtctcactttttgtcatatgtGCTACCTAAGGAGAAAACAGGCAGGAGTCAACACAATCTTATTTGCAAAGACACAttacaaatcaaatgtattattaACACTCCCCATTATGACCCTCGTGATACAACGTGGTAGAAGTATACATTAAGCTATACTTACAACTAATTTATTGGTGATCTTGGCTGACACAAAGCCAAAGGCAAGAATATAAAGACAGGGGTGCTTCTGGAAGAGCTGAACGGCAGATTTCTTGTAGATCATCATTGCCAGCACTATTACTGAGCCGATGTGGAACACGGGAGACAGAACACTGGTtccctgacacgcacacacacacacacacattttagaggATGTGATAGGTATGCAAAGGAACCCTACATTCGCAAATGTAAACTGTGAAATTACAAATCTGTGAGGTAGACTGTTAGGAAGGGTTCCACCTAGCTCTAAGGTACCACCGCTGTACAGAACACATGCTGCGAGCAGGAACAGATACCGTTACAATAGGGTTAGAACTCACTGCTATTGTCGATCCATTTTTCCCCACACCTCCAGTGAAGATAACACGGAAGTAGTTTGTACAGGAAAACATGGCTCCTATGAAGGTGCAGATGGCAGGAACGATCTTCATCTGGATGTTTATGACAGGAATCTGTCGAGTTCAACAAAGTGTGTATGGTCACATGACGTGGTTACATTGAAAACAGTGTTCACTACTCGTCATGTTTATACATTTTGTTAACACTGCCAAACACAACAGAACATTTTTGTAAATTAATATTCAAATGTTTTGCTGATAAATTTGTTCTGGTTGGCGTTAGTAGTGTTATCGTCATTCAATTTATTCTATGTATCTGATGTAGTCCCAACGGTGGGTGATTGAGACGATTACCAGAATCTGCCAAAACGTGGATCCTCCCACGGCAGCCAGCAAATACATGATTATGATGAAGATCTGCACCTCGGTCACATCAATGCTACACCacaggagagacaagcagagacaAGCGAGCAGGGTTAGTGGAGAGACCACAGAGTCTCATTCAGCAGGCGCTCGGCGACCCCCCACAGCTCAGAGGATGCAGGGAAGCAGGCTACTGATTGGCTGAGAGGATTACCGGTAAGTTCCACAGCCGTGGTCCCACCAGAGCTGTAAACATATGTAACACCGCTAGACAGATCTGTAACGTcaaatctacacacacaaacacacctctgaACTGCactgaagttacatttgtcaaATCATTTCATATTTCACACCATTATACGTACACATAAAACACAACTAATACAAATGGGTTG
The window above is part of the Osmerus mordax isolate fOsmMor3 chromosome 1, fOsmMor3.pri, whole genome shotgun sequence genome. Proteins encoded here:
- the sycp3 gene encoding synaptonemal complex protein 3, encoding MATNKGRAQKAKTKGHITASSHSHGNGMNESVTEDALVGRKRMASEEEDNITEGGNVTMMLDRFGADITKAFQAKRKRLETFTKASVKTSNHKIEQLWKTQQKDRSEVTEAYSTQFNAVFTQWDTDVQKSKEQEEKLLSMFQHQQKMFQHMRASQSQRLKTLKQLLEQYIQSLEAMEKNHTSQLTAVQGDLRQEMALFQKKILMDTQQQEMATVRKSLQSLLM